Proteins encoded by one window of Brevibacterium atlanticum:
- a CDS encoding vWA domain-containing protein, with protein MIFDPVFTWFGWGFLVLALLTVCLIPAIRGDGPRWKWFARMGVVAILAVALARPGIPIKSTTEEYEAQADVYFVVDTTTSMAAEDFDGDRTRLDGVKEDMLALAKEFPGTRLSIITFASTAATVMPLTTDHTAFASAVDVLSPETSVNSKGSSITEAGDELDKRMSANDEDRPDNKSVVFYFGDGEQTVDQDPDSWSSFASRIDSGAVFGYGTAAGGKMRDSQPFGSGVGDGAGGDEPGLGGDDDTNGADHDDYIVDGNGNPGISKIDEGNLKRIASDLGVDYHHRDGKGAISSVYTAPKYDQALVKKDGRVTVDEYFWVPLILVFAWIAVELVFGVREYLRLKAITPPRPRRGGPPGPGNVPYQPRPGGMPGRPAPGGVPGPGQPVSSGQPASSAQRGGPR; from the coding sequence ATGATCTTCGATCCCGTCTTCACCTGGTTCGGCTGGGGCTTCCTCGTCCTCGCCCTTCTCACCGTGTGCCTCATCCCCGCCATCCGCGGCGACGGTCCACGCTGGAAATGGTTCGCCCGGATGGGCGTCGTCGCGATCCTCGCAGTGGCACTCGCCCGCCCCGGCATCCCGATCAAGTCCACCACCGAGGAGTACGAGGCCCAAGCGGACGTGTACTTCGTCGTCGACACGACGACGTCGATGGCCGCCGAAGACTTCGACGGAGACCGGACCCGCCTCGACGGGGTGAAGGAGGACATGCTCGCACTCGCCAAGGAGTTCCCCGGCACTCGCCTGTCCATCATCACCTTCGCCTCGACCGCGGCGACCGTGATGCCGCTGACGACCGATCACACCGCCTTCGCCTCCGCCGTCGACGTGCTCAGCCCGGAGACCTCCGTGAATTCGAAGGGGTCATCGATCACCGAGGCCGGGGATGAGCTCGACAAGCGCATGAGCGCCAACGATGAGGACCGCCCCGATAACAAGAGCGTCGTGTTCTACTTCGGCGATGGTGAGCAGACGGTCGATCAGGACCCCGACTCGTGGTCGTCCTTCGCCTCCCGCATCGACAGCGGAGCGGTATTCGGCTACGGCACCGCAGCCGGCGGGAAGATGCGGGATTCGCAGCCCTTCGGCTCCGGCGTCGGCGATGGCGCCGGAGGGGACGAACCGGGTCTCGGCGGTGACGATGACACGAACGGCGCCGACCACGATGACTACATCGTCGACGGCAACGGCAACCCGGGGATCTCGAAGATCGACGAGGGAAACCTCAAACGGATCGCCTCCGACCTCGGCGTCGACTATCACCACCGCGACGGCAAGGGTGCGATCTCCAGCGTCTACACCGCCCCGAAGTACGATCAGGCCCTGGTGAAGAAGGACGGCCGGGTCACCGTCGACGAGTACTTCTGGGTGCCCCTCATCCTCGTCTTCGCCTGGATCGCCGTGGAGTTGGTCTTCGGCGTCCGCGAATACCTCCGCCTCAAAGCGATCACTCCCCCACGCCCTCGCCGAGGCGGCCCTCCCGGGCCCGGGAATGTTCCCTACCAGCCGAGGCCAGGCGGCATGCCTGGCAGACCCGCCCCCGGCGGGGTGCCAGGACCAGGCCAGCCCGTGTCGTCCGGCCAGCCTGCATCCTCCGCCCAACGAGGAGGCCCGCGATGA
- a CDS encoding PucR family transcriptional regulator produces the protein MVSLEQLWSRSELALDVIVDSPTAAEQEVTIVHSSELPEVDEWLAGGEVLLTIGVGQDLGAVTVKDYVRRLKAVGVHALGIGLGSDLPWQQVPPILIAEAETVGLPLFGVPEPVPFVAVVDAFTRMREAETNRELTRASSAARRFAAALAQSGPAALVADLAETLGTRVRFVSPTGRALTGDDADPDVRMVLIEECLKPSLAPRLVRTGEHIVEAVPLGSDRPLGWILTPAEAAGSPKTRALLLSTAASLLAMTLSDLPARTGHSPLFTTAMTTEEARAEWVRATGLAPVAMTGMRIFGGVRGDAAENLIADIVGEALLTRAGSILAVAGSTERGLDDLVLRAAEATGLEALAEKRVAPAGIHHAWTLWRSQHESAASEVRALLSSVDEDAAARFVDGVLGELIRAGGGQELLATLRVYIAASGAREQVAAELGIHRHTVRARLKKIEALLGRDLTRAGDVQTVAMALELAEL, from the coding sequence ATGGTCAGCCTCGAACAGCTGTGGTCGCGCAGCGAACTCGCTCTCGATGTCATCGTCGACTCACCCACCGCAGCCGAGCAGGAGGTGACGATCGTCCACTCCTCGGAGCTGCCGGAGGTCGACGAATGGCTCGCCGGAGGGGAGGTGCTGCTGACGATCGGGGTCGGGCAGGACCTCGGGGCGGTCACGGTGAAGGACTATGTCCGCCGCCTCAAGGCCGTCGGCGTCCATGCACTCGGCATCGGGCTCGGCTCCGATCTGCCGTGGCAGCAGGTGCCGCCGATCCTCATCGCGGAGGCCGAAACGGTCGGACTCCCGCTCTTCGGAGTGCCCGAACCGGTGCCGTTCGTCGCCGTCGTCGATGCCTTCACCCGCATGCGTGAGGCCGAGACGAACCGTGAGCTGACACGGGCGAGCAGCGCCGCGAGGCGCTTCGCCGCCGCACTGGCGCAGTCGGGACCGGCCGCCCTGGTGGCGGATCTGGCCGAGACGCTCGGCACTCGGGTGCGCTTCGTTTCGCCCACAGGGCGGGCCCTGACCGGGGACGATGCCGATCCCGACGTGCGCATGGTGCTCATCGAGGAGTGTCTGAAGCCCTCACTCGCCCCGCGGCTGGTCCGCACCGGCGAGCACATCGTCGAGGCCGTTCCGCTCGGCAGCGACCGGCCGCTGGGGTGGATTCTCACCCCCGCCGAGGCGGCCGGTTCTCCGAAGACGCGTGCCCTTCTCCTGTCGACTGCGGCCTCCCTGCTGGCGATGACGCTCTCGGATCTGCCTGCTCGGACCGGGCACTCACCGCTATTCACGACGGCGATGACCACCGAGGAGGCACGCGCCGAGTGGGTGCGGGCGACGGGGCTGGCACCGGTGGCGATGACCGGGATGCGCATCTTCGGCGGGGTGCGCGGGGACGCAGCGGAGAACCTCATCGCCGATATCGTCGGCGAAGCCCTGCTCACGCGTGCCGGGTCGATCCTCGCTGTCGCCGGGTCGACCGAACGGGGTCTCGACGATCTCGTGCTCCGCGCCGCCGAGGCGACGGGACTCGAGGCGCTGGCGGAGAAGAGAGTGGCACCCGCCGGGATTCACCACGCGTGGACGCTGTGGCGGAGCCAGCACGAATCCGCAGCATCGGAGGTCAGGGCTCTGCTGTCCTCGGTTGATGAGGACGCGGCCGCCCGCTTCGTCGACGGCGTCCTCGGCGAGCTCATCCGCGCCGGGGGAGGCCAGGAGCTGTTGGCGACGCTGCGGGTCTACATCGCCGCTTCGGGAGCTAGGGAGCAGGTGGCAGCGGAACTCGGCATCCACCGTCACACGGTGCGTGCGAGGCTGAAGAAGATCGAGGCGCTGCTCGGCCGGGACCTCACCCGGGCAGGCGACGTCCAGACCGTGGCGATGGCCCTCGAACTCGCCGAACTCTGA
- a CDS encoding AAA family ATPase codes for MTATAPANTQEIAHAQTILKGLESYLDHFVVGQQRLRESLLIGLLSGGHLLLESVPGLAKTTAAAALANAVDGKFSRIQCTPDLLPADIIGSQIYNAQEGSFNTVLGPVHANIVLLDEINRSSAKTQSAMLEAMQEKQTTIGGQRFELPRPFLVMATQNPIEQEGTYQLPEAQLDRFMIKDLLTHPNPNEEVEILSRLDSGVFDKDSVPDPACSLDDVVTMQRYARTIYIDPAITRYLVELVHATRNTSKYLGRYAPFIEYGGSPRASIAFTNAGRALAMIRGRNYVIPEDIKDLAHRVLAHRIQLNFEAAAENITSAQVVDALLMAVPTP; via the coding sequence ATGACGGCGACCGCACCGGCCAACACCCAGGAGATCGCACACGCGCAGACCATCCTCAAGGGGCTGGAGTCCTATCTCGACCATTTCGTCGTCGGTCAGCAGCGTCTGCGCGAATCCCTGCTCATCGGACTCCTCTCCGGGGGCCATCTGCTCCTCGAAAGCGTCCCGGGACTCGCGAAGACCACGGCCGCGGCCGCCCTGGCCAATGCCGTGGACGGGAAGTTCTCCCGCATCCAGTGCACGCCCGACCTGCTGCCGGCCGACATCATCGGCTCACAGATCTACAACGCCCAGGAAGGCTCGTTCAACACCGTGCTCGGCCCGGTGCATGCGAACATCGTCCTCCTCGACGAGATCAACCGGTCCTCGGCGAAGACGCAGTCGGCGATGCTCGAAGCGATGCAGGAGAAGCAGACGACCATCGGCGGTCAGCGCTTCGAACTCCCCCGCCCGTTCCTCGTCATGGCCACGCAGAATCCGATCGAGCAGGAAGGCACGTACCAGCTGCCCGAGGCTCAGCTCGACCGGTTCATGATCAAGGACCTGCTCACCCATCCGAACCCGAACGAAGAGGTCGAGATCCTCTCCCGACTCGACTCCGGCGTCTTCGACAAGGACTCGGTGCCGGACCCGGCGTGCAGCCTCGACGATGTGGTGACCATGCAGCGCTATGCCCGCACCATCTACATCGACCCCGCGATCACCCGCTACCTCGTCGAACTCGTCCACGCGACCCGCAACACGTCGAAATACCTCGGCCGCTACGCCCCCTTCATCGAGTACGGCGGCAGCCCGCGCGCCTCTATCGCGTTCACGAACGCCGGCCGGGCACTCGCCATGATCCGCGGCCGCAACTACGTCATCCCCGAAGACATCAAGGACCTCGCCCACCGGGTGCTGGCCCACCGCATCCAGCTCAACTTCGAAGCCGCCGCCGAGAACATCACGAGCGCCCAGGTCGTCGATGCCCTCCTCATGGCCGTGCCCACTCCCTGA
- a CDS encoding histidinol-phosphate transaminase, with translation MNAENPSSSAPSGPRLRSALDTFPPYIPGKPPRQVDGLRSFKLSSNENFLPPLPAVLDAMVAHATDPAHYPDDAALTLREGLAGRLGVGIDELVVTTGASELLVALTQITSDASTEAIYPWPSFEMYPQTTGLAGSARIEVPLTADGRHDLPAMARAITDRTSLIILCSPNNPTGPVLTDTEVRAFLDEVPDHVLVALDEAYWEFATAPDRVRGLELVKDHANLVLLRTFSKAHGLAGLRVGYAVAHPQVITGLLKAVIPFGVTDLSQAAAVESLKHWDEVLERSRSIAATRDAFAQALRAQGWDVPEAQANFVWLPLGEKSGAFEDACVEQAVAVRNLGAGVRISIGEDEALERVLSIAQTFRTEHFG, from the coding sequence ATGAACGCCGAGAACCCTTCCTCTTCTGCCCCATCGGGGCCGCGCCTGCGGTCCGCCCTCGACACCTTCCCGCCCTACATTCCGGGCAAGCCCCCGCGTCAGGTCGATGGGCTGCGGTCGTTCAAACTCTCCTCGAACGAGAACTTCCTCCCACCCCTGCCCGCGGTGCTCGACGCCATGGTCGCCCATGCCACGGACCCGGCACACTACCCCGACGACGCGGCTCTGACGCTGCGAGAGGGACTGGCAGGCCGCCTCGGTGTGGGCATCGATGAACTCGTCGTCACCACCGGAGCCTCCGAACTGCTCGTGGCTCTCACCCAGATCACCTCGGATGCGAGCACCGAAGCCATCTACCCGTGGCCGTCGTTCGAGATGTACCCGCAGACGACCGGACTCGCCGGGTCCGCGCGCATCGAAGTGCCGCTGACCGCCGACGGCCGCCACGACCTGCCGGCGATGGCGCGAGCGATCACCGACCGGACGAGCCTCATCATCCTCTGCTCACCGAACAACCCCACTGGCCCGGTCCTCACCGACACCGAGGTGCGCGCCTTCCTCGACGAGGTTCCCGACCATGTGCTCGTCGCCCTCGACGAGGCGTACTGGGAATTCGCCACTGCCCCCGACCGCGTTCGCGGACTCGAACTGGTGAAAGACCACGCGAACCTCGTGCTGCTGCGCACCTTCTCCAAGGCCCACGGCCTGGCCGGACTGCGCGTCGGCTATGCGGTGGCCCACCCGCAGGTCATCACCGGTCTGCTCAAGGCCGTCATCCCCTTCGGCGTCACCGACCTCAGCCAGGCCGCCGCCGTCGAATCGCTCAAGCACTGGGATGAGGTGCTCGAACGTTCCCGCTCGATCGCTGCGACACGGGACGCCTTCGCCCAGGCGCTGCGCGCACAGGGCTGGGACGTGCCCGAGGCGCAGGCGAACTTCGTCTGGCTGCCGCTGGGTGAGAAGTCCGGCGCTTTCGAAGACGCCTGCGTCGAACAGGCGGTGGCGGTGCGCAACCTCGGTGCCGGGGTGCGCATCAGCATCGGCGAGGACGAAGCGCTCGAACGGGTCCTGTCGATCGCGCAGACCTTCCGCACCGAACACTTCGGCTGA
- a CDS encoding tetratricopeptide repeat protein, whose translation MNRIRGRWARLRRITKINLILGTVFTLVAAYIGVTAYFGTASQVRYTSNDFPGAKKAATAFLRLSPLQRHIGYFNRGTAEAAVGDYDEAQSDLEAALKIAPTSAECAVRINLSFVYEKQADEISSQDPDQSQELYDRSLKTLEDAPEECQPKKSEEKQKSEQAKDRVEDKKKGEKAKNDGTDDSDSGDDSQDGDSQDGDQKSEDDKSSEGDEKSEDESSDDSENSEESDGKSEREKKREELEKRGEDSDRQQQQQGPGGDGGRSAPDKPW comes from the coding sequence ATGAACCGGATCAGAGGCCGGTGGGCGCGGCTGCGCCGGATCACGAAGATCAACCTCATCCTCGGCACGGTCTTCACACTCGTGGCCGCCTATATCGGTGTGACAGCGTACTTCGGCACCGCCTCCCAGGTCCGCTACACCTCGAACGACTTTCCCGGAGCGAAGAAGGCCGCGACCGCCTTCCTGCGGCTCAGCCCCCTCCAACGGCACATCGGCTACTTCAACCGCGGCACCGCCGAGGCGGCCGTCGGCGACTACGACGAAGCCCAGTCCGACCTCGAGGCGGCGCTGAAGATCGCACCGACCTCCGCCGAATGCGCGGTCCGGATCAACCTGTCCTTCGTCTACGAGAAACAGGCCGATGAGATCTCCTCACAGGATCCCGACCAGTCGCAGGAACTCTACGACCGTTCGCTCAAGACCCTCGAGGACGCACCCGAGGAATGCCAGCCGAAGAAGAGCGAAGAGAAGCAGAAGAGCGAGCAGGCCAAAGACCGCGTCGAGGACAAGAAGAAGGGCGAGAAAGCCAAGAACGACGGCACCGACGACAGCGATTCGGGCGATGACTCCCAGGATGGGGACTCACAGGATGGGGACCAGAAGTCCGAGGACGACAAGTCCTCCGAGGGAGATGAGAAGTCCGAGGACGAGAGCTCCGATGACTCGGAGAACTCCGAGGAATCCGACGGCAAGTCCGAACGCGAGAAGAAGCGGGAGGAGCTGGAGAAGCGCGGCGAGGACTCCGACCGGCAGCAGCAACAGCAGGGCCCCGGCGGCGACGGCGGACGGTCCGCACCGGACAAACCGTGGTGA
- a CDS encoding vWA domain-containing protein, whose product MVLMFWWLALILAVLAIAAVWFFRRPKATASSLPVAHSGRMTSLPSFHRAMRTRLLTTVALLGVIVLTGLSSLAGIARPAWIETVNPEKKLRDVMLCLDVSGSMLGYDADLLEAYQELVDRFDGERIGMTVFNATAVSAFPLTDDYDMVENFLAEAEDGFRTWGSEGTDYSWSTSPPNIGGSSLIGDGLVSCVDNFDRKDEKRSRSIVFATDNMLAGDPLFDLNEAADIAVDADVRVYSLSPPSILTTTQTKELKSVSDRTGGKQFDMGSASTIDRIVEEIQSQEAENTPGRSYTIVHDMPAIPLGLAVFGLAGVFVLAWRTKS is encoded by the coding sequence ATGGTCCTGATGTTCTGGTGGCTGGCCCTCATCCTCGCAGTCCTCGCCATCGCGGCGGTCTGGTTCTTCCGCCGCCCGAAAGCCACAGCGTCGTCGCTGCCCGTGGCCCACAGCGGTCGGATGACGAGCCTGCCGAGCTTCCACCGAGCCATGCGCACCCGCCTGCTCACCACGGTCGCCCTCCTCGGCGTCATCGTCCTCACCGGTCTGTCCTCCCTGGCCGGCATCGCCCGCCCCGCCTGGATCGAAACCGTCAACCCGGAGAAGAAGCTGCGCGACGTCATGCTCTGCCTCGACGTCTCGGGTTCGATGCTCGGCTATGACGCGGACCTGCTCGAGGCCTATCAGGAACTCGTCGACCGGTTCGACGGCGAACGCATCGGCATGACCGTCTTCAATGCCACAGCGGTCTCGGCCTTCCCACTCACCGACGACTACGACATGGTCGAGAACTTCCTCGCCGAAGCCGAGGACGGCTTCCGCACCTGGGGCTCGGAGGGCACCGACTATTCGTGGTCGACTTCGCCTCCGAACATCGGCGGCTCCTCCCTCATCGGCGACGGGTTGGTCAGCTGCGTCGACAACTTCGACCGGAAGGACGAGAAGCGGTCCCGGTCGATCGTCTTCGCCACGGACAACATGCTCGCCGGAGATCCACTGTTCGACCTCAACGAGGCCGCCGACATCGCCGTCGATGCCGATGTGCGCGTCTACAGCCTGTCCCCGCCCTCGATCCTGACGACGACGCAGACGAAAGAGCTCAAATCGGTCTCCGACCGCACCGGCGGCAAGCAGTTCGATATGGGATCGGCCTCGACCATCGACCGCATCGTCGAGGAGATCCAGAGCCAGGAGGCCGAGAACACTCCCGGCCGTTCCTACACGATCGTCCACGACATGCCCGCGATCCCGCTCGGGCTCGCCGTGTTCGGGCTCGCCGGAGTCTTCGTCCTGGCATGGAGGACGAAATCATGA
- a CDS encoding thiamine pyrophosphate-binding protein, whose product MTTEEFRNGGLAVVATLAAHGVDTIFGIPGTHNLEFYRHLPEFGIRAVTPRHEQGAGYGADGYFLVSGKPGVVITTSGPGLTNVLTAAATAYAESRPMLILSPGVPTGFERADVGMLHETKDSSGAVGRLLVSSQRTRTAEGAAQAVAEAFAMFASSRPGPVHIEVPLDVLEGAWNGSVPTPFIGRRPALDEHVVTRAAEAVRRSRRPLVIAGGGARRARTEVARFAEVLDAPVATTANGKGILPEDHPLSLGSNVRFPSVQAESAAADVLIVLGSELADSDLWGGIIGAQSAIGVRDPSAEQTVIRCDIDPDQLNKNLPGDVLACADTAEFLTALMTALGDGNPAASSADGPATETPESNGRAASAKESGADRAGRIREGWDADFDYTSIGARVTRLVAAGAGDGVVIAGDSSQVTYDGTVHALTARTPDQLLYMPGFATLGYGIPAALGAKVADPARPVVCILGDGAAMFSVQEIMTAAELGLGIPFVVVDNGGYAEIEAQMVERDIAPFAVRLARPDFGALGASMGGAGVAIAESDIDSDLPSAVAEALDRTVPTVIHVTVGH is encoded by the coding sequence ATGACGACCGAGGAGTTCCGCAACGGCGGACTGGCTGTCGTGGCCACCCTTGCCGCGCACGGCGTCGACACGATCTTCGGCATCCCCGGCACCCACAACCTCGAGTTCTACCGGCACCTGCCGGAGTTCGGAATCCGCGCGGTGACGCCGCGACACGAACAGGGAGCCGGCTACGGTGCCGACGGATACTTCCTCGTCTCCGGCAAGCCCGGGGTCGTCATCACGACCTCGGGTCCGGGTCTGACGAACGTCCTCACCGCCGCCGCGACCGCGTATGCGGAGTCGCGTCCGATGCTCATCCTCTCCCCCGGCGTGCCCACCGGCTTCGAGCGCGCCGACGTCGGCATGCTCCATGAGACGAAGGACTCCTCGGGCGCGGTGGGTCGGCTGCTCGTGTCCTCCCAGCGCACTCGCACCGCCGAAGGTGCCGCCCAGGCCGTCGCCGAGGCGTTCGCGATGTTCGCCTCATCTCGACCCGGACCCGTGCACATCGAGGTTCCGCTCGACGTGCTCGAAGGTGCCTGGAACGGCAGCGTCCCGACCCCGTTCATCGGTCGCCGTCCCGCCCTCGACGAGCATGTCGTCACCCGCGCCGCCGAGGCGGTCCGACGGTCCCGGCGTCCGCTCGTCATCGCCGGCGGCGGAGCCCGGCGAGCCCGCACCGAGGTGGCCCGCTTCGCCGAGGTGCTCGACGCTCCTGTGGCGACGACGGCCAACGGCAAGGGCATCCTGCCCGAGGACCATCCGCTCTCGCTCGGCTCGAACGTCCGCTTCCCCAGTGTCCAGGCCGAGTCCGCCGCAGCGGATGTGCTCATCGTGCTCGGCTCCGAGCTGGCCGATTCGGATCTGTGGGGCGGGATCATCGGCGCCCAGAGTGCGATCGGCGTCCGCGATCCATCTGCCGAACAGACCGTCATCCGCTGCGACATCGACCCGGACCAGCTGAACAAGAACCTGCCCGGCGACGTCCTCGCCTGCGCGGACACCGCGGAGTTCCTCACCGCACTCATGACCGCACTCGGCGACGGGAACCCGGCGGCCTCCTCGGCGGATGGTCCCGCAACGGAGACGCCCGAGAGCAACGGCAGGGCCGCCTCGGCGAAGGAATCCGGGGCCGATCGGGCCGGACGGATCCGGGAGGGCTGGGACGCCGATTTCGACTACACGTCGATCGGTGCCCGCGTCACCCGGCTCGTCGCGGCCGGCGCCGGGGATGGCGTCGTCATCGCCGGCGACTCCTCGCAGGTCACCTACGACGGAACCGTGCACGCCCTGACCGCGCGCACCCCCGACCAGCTGCTCTACATGCCCGGCTTCGCGACCCTGGGCTACGGCATTCCCGCCGCGCTCGGAGCGAAGGTCGCCGATCCGGCCCGGCCCGTCGTGTGCATCCTCGGCGATGGGGCGGCCATGTTCTCCGTCCAGGAGATCATGACGGCTGCGGAGCTGGGGCTCGGCATTCCCTTCGTCGTCGTCGACAACGGCGGTTACGCGGAGATCGAGGCGCAGATGGTCGAGCGCGACATCGCTCCCTTCGCCGTCCGGCTCGCCCGTCCGGATTTCGGCGCACTCGGGGCGTCGATGGGCGGGGCCGGGGTGGCAATCGCCGAATCAGACATCGATTCGGACCTGCCGTCCGCCGTCGCCGAGGCGCTCGATCGCACCGTACCCACCGTCATTCACGTCACCGTCGGTCACTGA
- a CDS encoding DUF58 domain-containing protein: MTVLLNRIKARMTIHAHRRTRRLLDGDYSSVFHGHSLDFDDLRDYIPGDEIRDIDWKATARHTEPLVKRYVAHRRHILGLVVDTSRNFDAVTSAGADKRHLAILMAGMIGYLAVRHGDDVMLIHGSAERTTASPRKGSEAHLEHLLQQILAEADTDSPGAINTQLQWISTHINHRMLLVVISDQAPLGPDEEAMIRRLRAQHEVLWITVTDADLAGLPAASAPFDVARPDHGLPSAVMTKPQVRQEFALAEAARRQHRIDLLAKLGIAHTEIDHPKSALGRLHTLLLRHRHGPR; this comes from the coding sequence ATGACTGTCCTGCTCAATCGCATCAAGGCGCGGATGACCATCCACGCCCACCGCCGCACTCGCCGCCTCCTCGACGGCGACTACTCCTCGGTGTTCCACGGCCACAGCCTCGACTTCGATGATCTGCGCGACTACATCCCCGGCGACGAGATCCGCGACATCGACTGGAAGGCCACGGCCCGACACACCGAACCGCTGGTCAAACGCTATGTCGCTCACCGTCGGCACATCCTCGGCCTCGTCGTCGACACCTCACGGAACTTCGACGCCGTGACCTCGGCGGGAGCGGACAAACGCCACCTGGCGATCCTCATGGCCGGAATGATCGGCTACCTCGCCGTGCGCCACGGCGACGACGTCATGCTCATCCACGGCAGCGCCGAACGCACGACCGCCTCCCCGCGCAAGGGCAGCGAAGCCCACCTCGAGCACCTCCTGCAGCAGATCCTCGCCGAAGCGGACACCGACTCCCCCGGGGCGATCAACACCCAGCTGCAGTGGATCAGCACCCACATCAACCATCGGATGCTGCTCGTCGTCATCTCCGACCAGGCCCCGCTCGGTCCCGACGAGGAGGCGATGATCCGCCGGCTCCGCGCCCAGCACGAGGTCCTGTGGATCACGGTCACCGACGCGGATCTCGCGGGACTGCCGGCCGCCTCGGCGCCGTTCGACGTCGCCCGCCCCGATCATGGACTGCCGTCGGCGGTGATGACGAAACCGCAGGTGAGGCAGGAATTCGCCCTCGCCGAGGCGGCCCGCCGCCAGCATCGCATCGACCTTCTCGCGAAGCTCGGCATCGCCCACACCGAGATCGATCATCCGAAGTCGGCCCTGGGCCGACTCCACACCCTTCTGCTGAGGCACCGCCATGGGCCCCGCTGA
- the speB gene encoding agmatinase — protein MPSQPLGPADYSKTPRYAGPPTFGLLPRIDEVEAARPGEKIDVKVIGIPFDAGVSYRPGARFGPTHIRQSSKLLRPYNQATNVHPFTAQQVADCGDLGVNPFDIEKAITTVEANADEMRADGAKLLTLGGDHTLALPNLRSLHKTHGKIAVLHFDAHLDTWDTYFGAPYTHGTPFRRASEEGLLDLESCLHVGIRGPLYGRQDLEDDSVLGFQIIRSDDYQFTSVADVVARMRARLGDAPVYLSVDIDVLDPAAAPGTGTPEAGGMTSRELLNSIRGLQGLNIVGAEIVEVAPAYDHAEITGLAAAHVGYEMLSLWAAEATGATGPTGPSGEALGV, from the coding sequence ATGCCGTCTCAGCCACTCGGCCCAGCCGACTACAGCAAGACGCCCCGCTACGCAGGTCCCCCGACCTTCGGACTGCTCCCACGCATCGACGAGGTCGAGGCCGCCCGCCCAGGTGAGAAGATCGACGTCAAGGTCATCGGCATCCCCTTCGACGCCGGCGTCAGCTACCGACCGGGAGCACGCTTCGGCCCTACTCACATCCGCCAGTCCTCGAAGCTGCTGCGCCCCTACAACCAGGCCACGAACGTCCACCCGTTCACCGCGCAGCAGGTCGCCGACTGCGGTGACCTCGGGGTCAACCCCTTCGACATCGAAAAGGCCATCACCACCGTCGAAGCCAACGCCGACGAGATGCGCGCCGACGGGGCGAAGCTGCTCACCCTCGGCGGGGACCACACCCTGGCCCTGCCCAACCTGCGGTCCCTGCACAAGACGCATGGGAAGATCGCCGTCCTCCACTTCGACGCCCACCTCGACACCTGGGACACCTACTTCGGTGCCCCGTACACGCACGGCACCCCGTTCCGCCGGGCCAGCGAAGAGGGTCTGCTCGACCTCGAATCCTGCCTGCACGTCGGCATCCGCGGGCCCCTCTACGGAAGGCAGGACCTCGAGGACGACAGTGTGCTCGGCTTCCAGATCATCCGCAGCGACGACTACCAGTTCACCTCGGTGGCCGATGTCGTCGCCCGCATGCGCGCCCGCCTCGGCGATGCCCCCGTCTACCTCTCGGTCGACATCGACGTCCTCGACCCGGCCGCCGCACCCGGCACCGGCACCCCCGAGGCCGGCGGCATGACCAGCCGCGAGCTGCTCAACTCGATCCGCGGACTGCAGGGCCTCAACATCGTCGGCGCCGAGATCGTCGAGGTCGCCCCGGCCTACGACCATGCCGAGATCACCGGCTTGGCCGCCGCACACGTCGGCTACGAGATGCTCTCCCTATGGGCCGCCGAAGCCACCGGCGCCACCGGACCGACCGGACCCTCCGGCGAAGCCCTCGGAGTCTGA